The sequence ACAAAGGTGATAGGTCGATTATTTTAGGATTAGACCGCACCAATAGCCTGAGATGACGCATCAGTCGTCAAGTCAAAGGGTTTATTAAAATCTGGGTAGAGAAGTATTACTTCTTCAGATgtgagaatattttttaatttctgaaagGCCTTCTATCCTTCTACGTCTAATTCAACCGGCATTTTCTTCAACTGGGTTGCACTTACATTGCCGTTTTCGCCTCTAAGGAATTATGTGAGAGGTTTTGCTATATGCGTGTATCCCTTAATGAATCTTCTATAATAACCTATGAGATCCAAAGAAGCTCGGAGATTTCGAACCGTTTTTGATTCTTCATATTCTAGGATAGCCTTCACCTAATTGGGTGATGTTTTAAGCCCATCCTTTGATAAAACAAATCCTAAAAATTTCGTTTCTTCTCTAAAAAACTTtgacttttttattcattatgaCATTATTCATTAATGTCAAAATTTCTTGCAAATGCTTGCTTCTTCCGTATAGATTATTGTGTCGTCTACATAGATATGACATGTCTTTCCTATTTTGGATCTTAACACATCGTCTATGGTTCGTGTGAAAATACTTGGCGTATTTTTGAGCTCTAATTGCATGAGACAATACTCATATTTCCTGCTATTTATATTAAATGCAGTAGTTTTCCTATATTTTTCGTTTAGCAATATTGGATGTTATCCTGCTTTGAGATCCAGTGTAGTGAAAAATTTTGCCTCACCCAAACTAGACAGAATTATCGATGTGTCAGGAATAGGGTATTTTTCATTTACAGTAATGCTATTTAGTTTCCGAAAATCAATAACCAATCGTGGTTTTCTTTGTCCATTGTCATCAGTTCCTTTTTTTTCTACCATACTACCCAAACAGCGTTATTGTAAGCTGATCTGGAAGGTTGTATGATTCCATACTTTAAcaggtttttaatttcttcgttaaaaaaattcgttaacTCCCACTGGGTATGCATAGCCCTTGCTATAGACTAGCTCACTATTTGTGGTATTAACTGTTGGTATAACGTTGATATTATACAACAATTTAAAGTCCGGGTTCGCAAGAACTTCCTTATTTTCAtctataatttcataaattcttTCGTTTACACATGAAGGGAGAGAATTAGCTAAttcttattaattaatttcagcacagtttttaaatttaagtggtTCTACGCCATAAAATATCACACGACTGTTTATTTAAGCCTGATATAAACACACGAAGTGCGTCCGCcctatatttttaattcaatgaaTACATTAAATCTGAATTGCCCTCATTTGTCATTGCggcaattattatttattataaggatcacttttttttcaactaactcataaaatttattaatactcAGACGGCCTTGCTTTAGTGCAGACAATTCGTGTTGTACCAAATAAATTGGCCACTTATCCGCAAACGGGAAGTCAAGTCTCGCTATAATTGCGAAGAAGTTTAAGGCGGTGTTAAGTAATGCTAAAAGGGCATCAGTACGACCtgtaactttgttttttatgattGCCGTCACTTGATAGTATTTGGAACTGGCAGCGTAAGGCTCAAACAACTCTTTTACTATGTCAAGGGGTTCGTCGCACGAAACTCATTCTCATCTTGCCACCGGTTCATACTCTTGTACTTGCCGTGGAATTTCTGGATTTTTAATTCTGTCATTGAGTTCGTTAATGTTTGTGTGTCTGCGTTATTCGGGTCGCTAAGTAAGTCTCTCACTGGGTTTTCGTTCATTgttatgtaatttaatttttaaatttaatttttaaattaatttttatgcacTTATTTCACTCCCCGACTGCAGTAACTCCGCACTTTTTCCCAACtttgttcaaaaatatattttactctTAATCTTAGGAATACAAAAGTGTTTAAATGTATTGACTTAATTCTAAGAACTGCAACGGCAATGTTAGCTGTAGCTGTAGTTATTTAGGGAATTTAATACCTTGGCATAACTTTGTTTAGTCTGGAGAACGCTAGCAGTTGAGCCTCAAAACTGCAAGTGAAACTCTAACACTTCCATCAATCTCCCTACACACACAGTTCAAATAACATATATAACAGCTTCGTATGCTGGTTCATTGGTATCGCAAAACCCATGTGTGGTCACTCCGATACATCGTGGTATGCCGAAAGCAGAAATATCTGCAGGCTGCTTCGAAACTTATGCTACTTTTCGCGTAGCTCTGGCGGTAAGGGTGTATCCCAATCTATTTTGAATGTCACCATTACTGGAGCCAAAGTCCAGAGGGTCGAATATTTTGGCTTCTTCTTTCAATACCTGACGTTTGGTGTGGATGAGATTACTACCTGGCAGCgttactcaaaaataaatacaccGTTTTCTAGTCCCCAATGAAGACCCAAGACCTTTGTATCAGTGTCGCCTAAGCTAATTGCTGAGCTGGATGGATCTGTTTTGGACTTTCGTCTTTTCGCTAGATGGATCACCTACCTTTAGTGTGACCTTCTGCATGTGACCGAGTGTCTCATACTCGCATATAAACTGGACATAGTGCTGGTGTacttggaaaaaaagaaatctgGACTATGTAATGATCATCGCTCTTGCGCGaaacagattttagaaaaatcagTTTCCAGAAACGTTGTATAATTTAATCAATTCGCTCCTCCTCGGCGACACATTCGCAGTGTGTGCCGAAGGCTCGGAGTAACATACAGCGTGTCGATGTAGGTCCCATATGACCCATGTAGGAAGCGCAAGACTACCATAATGTCGGCTCCAATGAGTACATCGATATTTCCTGGAGTGTGAAACGTCCGATTAGCAAATGATATGTTGTGTAAGTGTTTGTACAGGCCCATGTCAACTGGAGACGCAAGAAACGTGGATAATatactaaatattataatacatatatgcgGATCGcctcatgttggtctccttgacgcggggatgaggcttaagtggtggtctGACCCCCATAGCATGGGGGCCAAaccaacacgaactaagagggaagctccacatggggattggctagccatccacTCGCTTTACGGCGTACTTGGTGGCCACCCAATCACCAtgcgaagatcaccgtaccgacgaagatccctTTGTCATCCCCAAACCCCCTACATCCCGTTATTTCCTCTCCTAGCCCaccccctaatccagggtgttatgcgataccgtgcccattggatggtttgcagccagggggttcaccagaccggctgtatttcaacggcgccttcctaacaccgggccgccttaggaagtaactgtggccttgccaCGGCATGGGGCGCTGCCGTGGTGGACCGTGTTGAATTCCCCATTATAAAAATAGACCACTGCGCTCGCCTCGTCGAGCAGGTGGTCGTACGAAGAAGatgaacacaaacaaaaattcaagcAACAAAACTTCCATTGTAGCGGGAGCAGGCTACAGTGGTCGTAACTCTACTGCCAAACAAACACATAACGCTCTACAGCGCGGAGGTGCCGTTGTCAACGAAGACTCGGACCACGAAAGCGTTGTGAGCATTAACACAGCTGAGGAAGAGGCTCTTCTGCGTTCTCCGGCTGGATCCAATGGTGCTGCTTCGGATAGCAAGATCGGACCAAGGATCAAGCCTGATAAAgagaagctgaaggccaaagcCCGATACAAGGCCGCGGTCAAAGTTTGTGACCGATTTGGCAGCAAGTCCAACCTGACGAGGCAAGAGGAGGAACGGTTGGCTTGGGCCAGAGAGGAGATCAAAAATGGCCGGGCCTTCTACGCAACAAAGCCAATGTTCGCGGCTTCCAATCCGAAATATGCGAACAAAATCGAAGAAGAGCTAGCCATCAAGAGGCAGCGTTCTGCGGATAGTGAGGCCTCAGGGCCATCAAAAAAGCAGAAGCACAGGCACGAGACGGCTAAACCGAAAAACAATGACGAAAGACCTACGACATCgaaagcagcggcagcggccagTGAAATTGCCAAGAGACATCTCATAGTGGCACTCACTGACCGTAGCGACCAGCTCGGGCGAATGTCGCAGGAACGGTGGAAGGTAGTGGAAATGAAGCTACTGGAAACCTTGTTTACAAAAATGGACGCAGAGCCGGACGCACCCATGCCAgcattcgacggagcagggtggTTCAGCGGCGTCAAAATCATAAAATGCAAGGATGACCCCACACTCACATGGCTAAAGGAAGCGGTAAAAACGCTTCACGGCCTGTGGGAGGGGGCATCACTGGAAATTGTTGATCGCAGCTGCATTCCCTCAATACCGAAGGCAAAGGTTTTCATTCCGCGAGTGGTAAAACCGGAATATGCGCTGCGACTACTACAACGACAAAACACGGACGTGCCGACAGACGATTGGAAAGTGTTGAGTGTGGCAAAACCAGCAACCGCTGATGGAGGCCAGGCCTACATCATCCAAATCAACAAGCCGGCAGAGGACCTGCTTTACGCGCGATTCGGGAGGATGGCTTGgggagttggtagcgtgcaccttcgCCTCAAAAAGCGCAACCCGACAGATGACAACCACAACACGCTCGCTGCGGGGGAGGTGGAAAAGGATCTCGGTATAGAAGAGATCATGGAAGCCTCCCTCAACATacaggaagtggagaagggtgacTTGGAGGTAGTATCCAACCCCGAGAAGGTACTGAAGCCAGATGCTGAAAGTCCTTCAGATAAACCTCCACAAAAGTAAGAACGCctcagccgagctcctgctcaacatagagcgagtcggctacgatgtggctctagtccaggaaccatggatagcatcgggcaacatagtctccggtctaaagtcaaacaactacaacacatacatcccgattgtaaaaaataaggtaagaacagtgatattggtcaaaaaaagtatatgttcttACATTGATAACaatctctcttcagacgatCTGACAGTGGTGGCGCTGGAGGGCTGCAAGGATGAGACGCTACTCTTTGGGTCCTGCTATATGCCACATGATGGAGAAGCACCACAGACGGAACTTCGaaagctggtagaaacagctGCCAGAAAGAAGCACGCTCTGGTGGTAGGAACGGACGCAAACGCACATCACACGGTCTGGGGAAGTGCAGAtataaacgaccgaggtgagtcactatttacctatattcttcaaagtagcctagaaatagctaatagaggtgaagaaccaacatatgtgggaccaacctcgaagaatgtactcGATTTAACACTCTACACAAGCAGGCATGTTATGGTTCAGGAATGGGAAGCGTGGAGTAGgccctcattctctgatcacagatacataagctttcaggtCATATTCCGCTCAAAGAACAAGATTACatcctttagaaatcctaagaatacgaactgggacttgtatagggatatactatcaaaaacaccaatgataccccggaaatacaagtcacacgtcgcacttgagaaaggggttgaattgtttgcaactactcTCGTCAAAGCCTTTAAAAGATCCTGCCCTCCAACACGTAATAAATGCGAGGTGAAGCCTCCCTGGTGGAACAgggaattaggagcacaaaggcgtagagtacatgaattctataggttagccaaagtggctgacaatgagttctgttggaaagagtataaggatctactaaaagtatacaagaaagagatacgtaaagccaagagagaatcttggaaagacttctgtagcagtatggaagaCACTAACGATGTGGCTAGACTCAGGAAACTGCtatccaagaatccgtctatgccaagaacaatacgaaaaattaacggggagtgggatgacagctgtgaggactctctagaagacctagtcagtacacattttccagggtgtgcggacattacagatctcgaacctagaggagatattgtgcacgaaatcccgacgaacgtaattacaaccaacaaaatagaatgggctatacaaagtttcgacccatataaatcgccaggactggatggaatcttcccagccatgctccaaaaggtaagccaccttgtggtaccatggttaagaacgatattcaggggatgcctgaggttcagctacgttcctgtatcgtggagagaagcgagggttgtgtttattccaaaagcgggaaaaagcaaccctctatactcaaaagaatacaggcccattagtttgacttcatttctcctgaaaacgttagagaagattctagatacatacattagagacacaattgcgccggacgaattatccaaagcgcagcatgcttacactaaaggcagatccactgaaactgcacttcactcacttgtactaaacatagaaaaggcgttagaatataaggagtatgctctaggagtatttctagatatatcaggggcctttaacaacgtgacaaaagatgctattttaaatagcatagagtcacttaacgtgcaacccgcggtttatctatggataaggcagctactagctagcagaaagataagagcggagtggaacgatgcgaccgtcaccaaatatgcatgcagaggtactccgcaaggtggggtactatcgccgctattatggctactagtagcaaatgaaattcttaagaaacttgacagaggggcacctaaactagtggcatatgccgatgacatagctatagtagttacaggaaagtacctggacaccatcagtaatgtgatgaacaacactctcaaaacgatacaccaatgggcatctcacgcagggctagggataaacgcgggaaaaacggacatggtactttttaccaggaagtacaaagttccggcgtggaacctcccgaagctaggcaacaacgaattacttctcaaagattatgcaaagtacctcggagtaatattggacagcaaattgctgtggaagcacaacgttgagtagagggtgaaaaaggccagtaatgcgttgtacgcatgtaaaagaatgctgggcgttacttggggtctatcaccctctctgatgcattggtgctacacagcagtagtcagaccgatattgctgtacggaaccttagtatggtggactgcgacaaaaaaactgacatacttaatgccgctggaaaggattcaacgactcgctgctctgtgcataacaggagcgatgaagaccactccaacggcggcgctggaaatgatactcagcatgccacctattgacctcatggcggagaacctggcagcgaaatccgcgagaagGCTAATGGCTGCAGGGGTATTcatctgcagaaccttcggtcacagctcaataggaaagtggagctcaggtggcacagactacatggctccgtactttaattgggagagaaggttccgtactacaattgaagaggagggatggcataaaggcatgaagcctggccatagaacctttcacatctatacagacggctcgaaaactccagacggagtgggagcgggtatctactgctcaaaactaggaataaggcagtctatcaagctgccagaccacagcagtattttccaagcggaagtttttgctgtggggaaggccgcggagctagcctacactagaacaagaaagaactcaacaattaatatatacgtggatagtcaagcagcaataagagcaataagctaatattgtattaaatccaaaaatgttcgacggagcagggaggccatagaaaggctagccgaaaacagtaggctgcatatctactgggtacctggtcacaaaggcattatagggaacgaaatagtagatgagatagcaaaaagtgctgtgagactaccatttgaacaagagaacgacataccgagaccgctaaacacaatatacaatgaaatggacgaccacatgaaaaggcaagtgaaagctagggggactaacctgaccacatgcaaaacagcaaaactcaTGTGTAGAACCAACGACAAAAAActcactcaattcgtacttacgctctcgcgaaaggaatgcagaactatcataggtatgctaacaggtcacaatctattggcggcacatgcgtacaagatagggattgctaacacggacaaatgcagaaaatgcagagaggatgttgaggagactttagaacaccttctgtgcgtttgtccggcattatcaaaaacgcgactaagatgcctgggagccccactgtttgagggtctggaagacgtctcaaaagcggagctcccagacctacttagattcgccaaaagcgctgacatcctacacgatgtctactttagggattcatagaggtcggtctccatctggtatcgctagggaccaaaaggtctatgcgtggcttattgccaaccaggctaacctaacctaacctatatgcGGATCGAAGTGATACTCAAGTTCTGAACCAAGATAAGACCGCATCAACAGAGCAGTCTGTCCATGTGATGAGGTTGCACTTTGGGAACAATTGCCTTTCACAACCAGGGTGTGATGTCTTCTGTGCAGACATAcaacaagttttaaaaaatggctCCGTAATGAAACTTATCTGTGAACCCATGTCATACATACCCATTTACCAGGGGTACCTTGGCAGGGGTCAGTAGAACAATTCGTGCGGCTTGTGTCAGAAGAGAGCGGACTGCATCTATCCGCGAAGCAGGGGTACCGGATGATGGCGATACTTGCCCAAGGACGGTCAATGGTCGCTGGTGTTTGTAAGTAACCGCTCGCTTACAATTGCTACAATACCCCGAGTTACACTCATGGGCTAAATGACCTGGTCCCAAGCAGTTAAACCGTAACGATACTTGGCGTACGCAGATCAGACGTTGATCGATACCCAATGTTCGAAATTGAAAGCATCTCGATAGACGATGAGACTCGTCGCATGATAGAGCAATGGGAATTTTATGTTAGCGTTTGAAAATTTGGGTATCACAATATGTGGCTGTGCTATGCGATACGTTGCCGAGTGTCCGGACGATAtggtagaattattttttaagtgccAGCATGGGTCTGAACTCCTCAAGCTTTTTCTGCAATTCTGGAAGAGTATCCAAATGACTCAAAACGGTCGAGAATATGACTGCCGCTGTTGATAATTTACCGAGAATAATGGGATAAACGATGGTCTGTGACTAGACCCATCACATTAACTGCACGTAAGGTGCTGttacatatgtagaagtccacgcaagagGGGAAAGGTACTTGTTGCCGTTCACTTGgtagtggccaggacgatttttctgcatatggtttaagcagctcacaacttccgggattagcccacgtatcctctgggtagcttccgaacacccgttcgggaatGGGGCAACGTGAGAAgacgaaacattccaggatagctggacTTAGGACCCGCTACTTAAAAtaccccccaatgaaaagattgcAAAAGCCGCGGATGAGAACTTCTAATACTGATGACGACCTCTGCAAACGAACAAAAGACTACGATTTCAGGGAATGCACCTGGACTGTCCGGTCCCTTGATGGAGAAGGTGCCTCTGCttggctggttgatgtcctcgtgagagtaaaagGTGGCATCACTGCTATTCAAGTGATGCGATCGAAGAGACAAAGCAAGAAAAACGTAGGACCTTGCGACGCCTACCGCAGCTACTATgcaaaggagcgcaaattcggtgtcggatttgttgtgggagagagacttcgtcgcaaAGTACTGTCGCTCacggaatgggtccgttgtgagccgcgggcctacatttccctctccatattgaaccatcctgagcttttgacaaagcgtaaaaggttgttgatacctaaagtgtatagattatctatattcgttagagttttaaaaatcggtttctgcttctggctagagctgggcatgtgcaaaaaaggtgtttaattgtttccaactcctcctcatttctgcagctacgacagaaatcatgcaggTAAACGCCTgatctctttgcatgatttcctatgagacaatgtcctgtgagggcccctactaaggtcctgatttgaagtctactcagttttataatactcttggacagacgtatatttagccttggccatgtttgcctagcaattttgcaggtgttagcgctaatccatctctgatttgcagaattgattagtacgttctttatgagaagcttacaagttgcaagaggtatctccataaaattacttatggctggcatacaggtaacttctcttgcaagttggtctgccctacagttccctggtatatctctgtggcctgggacccagcataagattatacgatattggttggccatctcatttagagattggcgacaacgtaagaaactccttgatgttgtttggaatgcatccagggctcgaaGGGCAGCTTGGCcctctgatagaatgcagatatccgttgatgatattctgtttatctttaaccattttggATTGACATAATAATATGCAAACAGAGTAGACGTGTTTTTTTGTGCGCTGCAGTTATATCCTATTTACTTGTGTTTGTGATCagcttttttattaaagtggtgcacaagtcgacatatatgtgctttcaagtcatttgctaaattcacacaacaatgcagtgttttgttctcaactaacagtaacaggcaatagcagctagagagaaaaccaaatcatgcttttgtatgacttgtttctctctcagcattatcacaacacacatatttcggcaagatagcaagaaaagcaatgacactgaaaggcaatgaaaaacaattcgattcaaacaagtgaattgtgtcaaatgtggattatttgcttacatgaattcctgatattttaaaatcaaataggcagttaatgtttggtatgatggttttgtagaataaaaattaaattctgattaatatttgaatgtaacttacactttgcctgcaaatattcttctgcgcagtttattggattttaaatttactaaaagctgtcttatttcataacttcaatagctttaaaaattattcatcgaAAGTTGACCgttatttgttaatattctccccttaatacgcaaaagtgcgcggggaacgaagaaatgtgtatgtttgcaattttcatacatctcgaaggtgtgctaatacacactacgtacatacatacatatgacaccaattcacacattgtacttgatgtctttcggcaaagcttgtatgagaatgtttttctaccattgccatgcaagcttataagcagcgtcgtgcaattcgtgcactgtcgatagagccgaagtagtattgcttgttgaagacagtttttcttcgttgctgttcaagttgtgtgcctacattgctttttgtcttcacaaacagtgtcgcatgcaatgtgtgacttgttgctttgtaataagcaagtcatttgtgcaccactttattttttatatatattagttttttgcGAATACGCGTCTCTTTGATCACTTTCTAACTCTGTGGCCGTGAAAATAATTTAGTGTACGCTAAAACAAACCAAAGcagcaatttttggaaaatttaaaaacaatttaaaaaaatgaccaTCAGAACAAAAATGACACGCCAAACGGTATCCACTCCGCAAAACAGCGCGAGCACTCTAACCAAAGCAGAGAAAAAAGGGAGCTCGCCACCTCCTTTCTGGCTTGAGCGGATAGAGGAACAACTCGAGTTGCAGAGAAGGAGTATCATCGAAGAGATTTCGGAACGAGTGAAAACATCTGAAGAGCAAGTAATGCAGCGGTTTGGCGAAATAGCGGCTGAAGTGGCGAACCTGCGGACAGCTGTGAAAGCAATGGAAGAACGTGTGGGGAAGCAAATTCAACTGAACAGGCAACTTCAGGGTGAAATCGCGGTACTGAAGACTTAGCTGGATGAGTGCCAAAATCATGCCGTCTCCACAGATCTCATCATTAACGGGTTGCCGCACATGGATGGTGAgaacataaataatatttttggtagCCTGTGCCATACTCTCAATATGCCAGCGCCACAAATTTCCTCCGGTTCTGCAGTCGATGTAATTTGCGTTTCTGAGACCTGGTTTCATCATGACCTCCCTGATTTCAACATCTCTTTAAATGGATACAATTTATTGAGAAACGATCGTAATCTTAACAGAAAAGGGGGGGGAGTTGCTgtgttcttaaaaaaaagtttgaaatttaaactaatagCAAAGTTAAATAACTGTGAAAATGAATACTTATTTACTGAAGTATCTGAtggcatgaataaaattttaattgcatgtgTTTACAATCCTAACAAAAGTATTGCTCTTGATACACTAATTGTCGACCAGTCTGATTTTGTCTTAAATTACGAACGTATCCTGCTgtgtggtgattttaatgttaaccttttaaaaaatgagcctagtagtagtaaactattcgacgGAATTACACC comes from Anastrepha obliqua isolate idAnaObli1 chromosome 6, idAnaObli1_1.0, whole genome shotgun sequence and encodes:
- the LOC129250060 gene encoding uncharacterized protein LOC129250060, whose protein sequence is MAHDAVQPLPSPLLRGTAVEVARRGIPFILGADASAYHPVWGRSDTNEHDDLTVVALEGCKDETLLFGSCYMPHDGEAPQTELRKLVETAARKKHALVVGTDANAHHTVWGSADINDRGESLFTYILQSSLEIANRGEEPTYVGPTSKNVLDLTLYTSRHVMVQEWEAWSRPSFSDHRYISFQFSSYQIIKETLTYSVSISTALSRDAHLHPHQ